In Clupea harengus chromosome 13, Ch_v2.0.2, whole genome shotgun sequence, one DNA window encodes the following:
- the LOC116223139 gene encoding complement C1q-like protein 2, whose translation MKTLGAVLLLLWSGLVVVAGVGKDLQDKTAATAYTQQTYQPDFHTVLREMSVLMAEQRVELRYTKTQIEAVENRLRASENNADITETRLRASENKAETIETRLTERLAASEKKAEGMETRLSASERTVEEQIAVIKELKEKQEEQAAAVRAVGGSVNLTGSQVQELRWEIEERKVSFSASLVASGDVTKGPFNAATPLVYKHIFTNIGNAYNPNTGVFTAPVRGVYHFNVFVFGNGHASRASGVSLHKNGEHIVLAYTVQNTVHVAASNGASLLLEVGDVVYLKLWHGAWVRDTYDHHTTFSGHLLFPM comes from the exons ATGAAGACTCTCGgcgctgtgctgctgttgctgtggtctGGTCTAGTTGTGGTTGCAGGAGTTGGTAAAGATCTCCAAGACAAAACTGCTGCCACAGCCTACACCCAACAAACCTACCAGCCTGACTTCCacactgtgctgagagagatgagtgtactgatggcagagcagagagtggagctCAGATACACTAAGACACAAATAGAGGCCGTGGAGAAcagactgagagccagtgagaatAATGCAGATATCACGGAGACCAGgctgagagccagtgagaatAAAGCAGAGACCATTGAGACCAGACTGACGGAGAGGCTGGCTGCAAGTGAGAAGAAAGCAGAGGGcatggagaccagactgagTGCCAGTGAGAGGACAGTGGAGGAGCAGATAGCTGTTattaaggagctgaaggagaaacaggaggagcaAGCAGCAGCTGTGAGAGCTGTAGGAGGCAGTGTGAACCTCACGGGGAGCCAGGTGCAGGAGCTGAGATGGGAGATAGAAGAGAGGAAggtgtctttctctgcctcactgGTAGCATCTGGAGATGTAACTAAAGGACCCTTTAATGCAGCAACTCCCCTGGTCTACAAACACATCTTCACCAACATTGGGAATGCTTACAACCCAAATACAG gggtcttcacagctccagtcagAGGGGTCTACCACTttaatgtctttgtgtttgggAATGGCCATGCATCAAGAGCTTCCGGAGTCTCTCTCCATAAAAATGGCGAACATATTGTCCTTGCTTACACTGTCCAGAACACCGTTCACGTGGCAGCCTCCAATGGGGCTTCTCTGCTGTTGGAGGTGGGGGATGTGGTCTACCTGAAGCTGTGGCACGGTGCCTGGGTGAGAGACACTTATGACCACCACACCACCTTCTCTGGCCACCTGCTCTTCCCCATGTGA